The Acipenser ruthenus chromosome 37, fAciRut3.2 maternal haplotype, whole genome shotgun sequence genome has a window encoding:
- the LOC117397801 gene encoding alpha-2B adrenergic receptor has product MASRSEQTCFPITSGGPIDVNNNNSFFCNQSWHKTPPYSPEATAVFATVVTFMILFTIFGNVLVIIAVLTSRSLKAPQNLFLVSLAAADILVATLIIPFSLANELMGYWYFKTVWCDIFLALDVLFCTSSIVHLCAISLDRYWSVSQAIEYNSKRTPRRIKCVILIVWLIAAFISFPPLISMNKKKAQPGEDAYPLCELNDEKWYILSSSIGSFFAPCVIMILVYIRIYQIAKQRTRQLPGDHAKAGAEMQKQASMEDKIDMKPDTNQNGHHHDQHLKLSSSPAQNETVVLQNGHQRSRSFPPTHLRVPTPEIQLRQQPPVPSLLSYSPKGGSMKLQEAPRPCTELGCLSAGGQQASTGSGVGRKGRRRQVVTPNKKGENLDDSTSSSEPGDVDLVQGINGRNRNIVHDGGNGGISPGNDTVEGTSPTPIKMGDTIATARGEIILVSKQATLSAIRRKAMQNREKRFTFVLAVVIGVFVGCWFPFFFLYSLTAICPATCQTPDAVFKFFFWIGYCNSSLNPVIYTIFNQDFRRAFKKILCKGNIKGTFC; this is encoded by the coding sequence ATGGCTTCTCGGAGTGAGCAGACATGTTTTCCCATCACCAGTGGTGGTCCCATcgatgttaacaacaacaacagcttcTTCTGCAACCAGAGTTGGCATAAGACACCTCCCTATTCCCCCGAAGCCACTGCTGTCTTCGCCACGGTGGTCACCTTTATGATCCTCTTCACGATCTTTGGGAACGTCCTGGTGATTATCGCCGTGCTGACGAGCCGTTCCCTGAAAGCCCCGCAGAACCTCTTTCTGGTCTCGTTGGCCGCCGCTGACATCCTGGTCGCCACCCTGATCATCCCCTTCTCTCTGGCCAATGAGCTGATGGGCTACTGGTACTTCAAGACGGTGTGGTGCGACATCTTCCTGGCTCTGGATGTCCTGTTCTGCACCTCCTCCATCGTCCACCTCTGCGCCATCAGCCTGGACCGCTACTGGTCTGTCTCTCAGGCCATTGAGTACAACTCCAAACGCACCCCTCGCAGGATCAAGTGTGTCATCCTGATCGTGTGGCTCATTGCTGCCTTCATCTCCTTCCCTCCCCTGATATCCATGAACAAGAAGAAGGCCCAGCCCGGGGAGGATGCGTACCCTCTGTGTGAGCTCAACGATGAGAAGTGGTACATCCTCTCCTCCAGCATCGGCTCCTTCTTCGCCCCCTGCGTTATAATGATCCTGGTCTACATCCGGATCTACCAGATCGCAAAGCAGAGGACCAGGCAGCTGCCTGGGGACCACGCCAAGGCCGGGGCAGAGATGCAGAAGCAGGCCAGCATGGAGGACAAGATCGATATGAAGCCCGACACCAACCAAAACGGGCACCACCATGACCAGCACCTCAAACTGAGCTCCTCGCCAGCACAGAACGAAACTGTGGTGCTGCAAAACGGGCACCAGAGAAGCCGCTCCTTTCCTCCAACCCATCTCCGGGTGCCCACTCCAGAAATCCAACTACGACAACAGCCCCCAGTGCCTTCTCTCCTTTCTTACTCTCCGAAGGGGGGTTCAATGAAACTCCAGGAAGCCCCCAGACCTTGCACCGAACTGGGGTGCCTTTCTGCAGGGGGCCAGCAGGCAAGCACAGGGAGCGGAGTTGGAAGAAAGGGAAGGCGGCGTCAGGTGGTGACCCCCAATAAAAAAGGGGAGAACTTGGATGATTCCACTTCCAGTTCAGAGCCAGGCGACGTCGACCTTGTCCAGGGAATTAACGGGAGAAACAGGAACATTGTGCATGATGGAGGTAACGGCGGTATCTCCCCAGGCAATGACACAGTCGAGGGCACCTCACCAACCCCCATCAAAATGGGGGACACCATCGCCACAGCCAGAGGGGAGATCATCCTGGTGAGCAAACAGGCTACCCTGAGTGCCATCCGCCGCAAAGCCATGCAGAACCGGGAGAAGAGGTTCACTTTTGTGTTGGCAGTGGTGATCGGGGTGTTCGTTGGCTGCTGGTTCCCGTTCTTCTTTCTCTACAGCTTGACGGCCATCTGCCCTGCTACCTGCCAGACCCCAGATGCCGTCTTCAAGTTCTTTTTCTGGATCGGCTACTGCAACAGCTCCCTGAACCCTGTGATCTACACCATCTTCAACCAGGACTTCAGGAGGGCTTTCAAGAAGATCCTCTGCAAGGGAAACATCAAGGGAACCTTTTGTTGA